The Accipiter gentilis chromosome 19, bAccGen1.1, whole genome shotgun sequence genome has a window encoding:
- the SHISA2 gene encoding protein shisa-2 homolog, which yields MRGGRCWLLLAAALGWWLPAGAAASGEYCHGWLDGQGGWRDGFQCPERFDGGDATICCGSCALRYCCSSAEARLDQGDCHNDRRQGGGGVGGIGEPGRPGKDGPDGAAVPIYVPFLIVGSVFVAFIILGSLVAACCCRCLRPKQEPQQSRAPGGTRLMETIPMIPSASTSRGSSSRQSSTAASSSSSANSGARAPPTRSQTNCCLPEGTMNNVYVNMPTNFSVLNCQQATQIVPHQGQYLHPQYVGYAVQHDSMPLTPVPPFLDGLQSGYRQIQSPYPHATSEQKMYPAVTV from the exons ATGCGGGGCGGgcggtgctggctgctgctggcggcCGCGTTGGGCTGGTGGCTgccggcgggagcggcggccAGCGGGGAGTACTGCCACGGTTGGTTGGACGGGCAGGGCGGCTGGCGGGACGGTTTCCAGTGCCCGGAGCGTTTCGACGGCGGCGACGCCACCATCTGCTGCGGCAGCTGCGCCCTCCGCTACTGCTGCTCCAGCGCCGAGGCTCGGCTCGACCAGGGAGACTGCCACAACGACCggcggcagggaggaggaggcgTCGGCGGCATCGGAGAGCCGGGACGGCCCGGCAAGGACGGCCCCGACGGCGCGGCAG TGCCTATCTACGTGCCGTTCCTTATCGTTGGCTCTGTATTTGTCGCCTTCATCATCTTGGGGTCGCTGGTGGCGGCTTGCTGCTGCAGATGCCTGCGGCCCAAGCAGGAGCCCCAGCAGAGCCGAGCCCCTGGGGGCACCCGCCTGATGGAGACGATCCCCATGATCCCGAGTGCCAGCACCTCCCGGGGTTCCTCCTCCCGCCAGTCGAGCACCgccgccagctccagctccagcgccAACTCGGGGGCCAGAGCCCCCCCGACCAGGTCCCAGACCAACTGCTGTTTGCCAGAAGGGACCATGAATAACGTCTACGTCAACATGCCGACCAACTTCTCGGTGCTGAACTGCCAGCAGGCTACCCAGATCGTGCCGCACCAGGGGCAGTACCTGCACCCCCAGTACGTGGGCTACGCAGTGCAACACGACTCGATGCCGCTGACCCCGGTCCCCCCCTTCCTCGATGGTTTGCAGAGCGGCTACAGGCAGATCCAGTCTCCCTACCCGCACGCCACCAGCGAACAGAAGATGTACCCGGCTGTGACTGTGTAG